A genomic segment from Tindallia californiensis encodes:
- a CDS encoding methyl-accepting chemotaxis protein produces MSGKKSLLQNMKIRNKIFAIFMVAGLIPMIIIAAVSYHQARNELIESVFSEVALYQEMTERRVDQYMGEKTMYGTTLSRMENVYNAAEIWEIYGAQSEEWQETYKELEALLPGLTEEYGFLSIYITDAEGRGIYGSGDLKERIEGADYSPRNYFQTAMAGDQNISEFEYSDIIDDYYITVSTPLRRGGTGTVIGTVNGYIPVDTLQNMLQEGIYLVGETGDIYLIDEDGMLHTDTILGDYRQDAAFQVTIDTFAVRELKGPIQEGVDEFSGVGVYDDYIGNPVLGGFGVVFLGDTPLGMIVEIDQAEALAGVRTLMIAMITMTVVSVGIAILLIFFGSRSITTPMQVMAKSIQKIAAYDFTITEDGGIQQYEQRKDEIGEMAHGLSSTVETLRNIIVKIRREADSVNHSATTVLDVASSLAAGTEEMSAKTGVVSAATEQINASIDGTAKATEEARTNMSTIASAVEEMSANIRNLASASEETSSEVNNVTELIEGVNKDMEVVVEDTQEVNSLVADITTAIKEINLSLGEISENCERSITISDEAEKEVEHTAEAIQKLNKSSAEINKIVEVINDIADQTNMLALNAAIEAAGAGEAGKGFAVVANEVKELAKQTGDATDEIANQIASMQRDMQGTVKAVDGITNVIKQVKDITGQIAAAVTEQSATTGNISENVIDTSERVNNIATSISKVTENSKDVLRSSSEASKGVNEIARSASELSAASDEVAQSSENVTMQMEEIARANGEVSSGAVDIAENIREIDQAAADAAQGATESSQSAQDLSEIANQLNQLMAQFKV; encoded by the coding sequence ATGTCAGGAAAAAAGAGTTTATTACAAAATATGAAAATTCGCAATAAAATTTTTGCTATTTTTATGGTTGCAGGCCTTATTCCGATGATTATTATTGCGGCTGTCAGCTATCATCAGGCAAGAAATGAGCTGATAGAAAGCGTTTTTTCGGAAGTGGCACTTTACCAGGAAATGACCGAACGCAGGGTTGATCAGTATATGGGTGAAAAAACAATGTACGGCACCACTCTTTCGAGGATGGAAAACGTATACAATGCGGCTGAGATATGGGAAATCTATGGAGCGCAAAGTGAAGAATGGCAGGAAACTTACAAGGAATTAGAAGCCCTTCTTCCGGGTCTGACAGAAGAATATGGGTTCTTAAGCATCTATATTACCGATGCAGAAGGGCGAGGTATTTATGGAAGCGGAGACCTTAAGGAGCGTATTGAAGGTGCTGATTACTCACCGAGAAACTATTTTCAAACGGCCATGGCCGGTGATCAGAACATATCAGAGTTTGAGTATTCAGATATTATTGACGATTACTATATAACGGTTTCAACTCCTTTGAGAAGGGGTGGTACGGGGACGGTAATAGGGACAGTTAATGGCTACATACCAGTAGATACATTGCAAAACATGCTTCAAGAGGGGATTTACCTGGTTGGTGAAACCGGAGATATTTATCTGATTGACGAGGATGGAATGTTGCATACAGATACCATTCTTGGAGATTATCGGCAAGATGCCGCTTTCCAGGTGACCATCGACACTTTTGCGGTTCGGGAGTTAAAAGGACCGATTCAAGAGGGAGTGGATGAGTTTTCAGGAGTAGGCGTTTATGATGACTATATAGGGAACCCTGTTTTAGGTGGGTTTGGCGTGGTTTTTCTCGGTGATACTCCCTTAGGAATGATCGTGGAGATTGACCAGGCAGAAGCCTTAGCGGGTGTTAGGACATTAATGATAGCGATGATTACAATGACGGTAGTCAGTGTGGGTATTGCCATACTACTTATTTTCTTTGGCTCTCGTTCGATTACCACTCCGATGCAGGTGATGGCGAAATCCATTCAGAAAATAGCTGCTTATGATTTCACCATTACGGAAGATGGTGGAATACAACAATACGAACAACGTAAAGATGAGATTGGTGAGATGGCTCATGGCCTTTCATCTACGGTAGAAACTCTTAGAAATATCATTGTAAAAATTCGGCGTGAGGCTGACTCAGTGAACCATTCGGCGACTACGGTGTTAGACGTGGCCAGTAGTTTGGCAGCAGGAACCGAAGAGATGAGTGCTAAAACCGGTGTTGTTAGTGCGGCAACAGAACAAATCAATGCCAGTATTGATGGAACCGCAAAGGCAACAGAAGAAGCCCGTACCAATATGAGCACCATTGCTTCGGCTGTAGAGGAAATGTCGGCGAATATACGTAATTTAGCGTCTGCTTCAGAAGAAACATCCTCAGAAGTTAATAACGTAACAGAATTGATCGAAGGCGTTAACAAAGATATGGAAGTCGTTGTAGAAGACACCCAGGAAGTAAATAGTTTAGTGGCGGATATTACGACAGCGATAAAAGAAATTAACCTTTCTTTAGGTGAAATTAGTGAAAACTGCGAGCGATCCATTACAATTAGTGATGAGGCAGAAAAAGAAGTAGAGCATACAGCGGAAGCGATTCAAAAACTGAATAAATCCTCGGCAGAAATCAATAAAATTGTTGAGGTAATCAACGACATTGCTGATCAGACCAATATGTTGGCCCTAAATGCAGCCATAGAAGCAGCAGGAGCGGGAGAAGCCGGAAAAGGCTTTGCTGTAGTTGCTAATGAAGTAAAAGAATTGGCGAAACAAACAGGTGACGCCACTGATGAGATTGCCAATCAAATTGCATCAATGCAGCGAGATATGCAGGGAACGGTTAAAGCCGTTGATGGTATTACCAATGTTATTAAGCAGGTAAAAGATATCACCGGACAAATTGCGGCCGCTGTGACAGAACAATCAGCTACTACTGGGAATATCTCTGAAAATGTGATAGACACCTCAGAAAGAGTCAACAATATTGCGACGAGCATCAGTAAAGTCACCGAAAATTCAAAAGACGTTTTAAGAAGTTCCTCTGAGGCATCAAAAGGCGTGAATGAAATAGCCAGATCAGCTTCTGAACTATCAGCAGCCTCTGATGAAGTAGCACAAAGCAGTGAGAATGTAACCATGCAAATGGAAGAAATTGCCAGGGCAAACGGTGAAGTTTCTTCCGGTGCGGTTGATATTGCGGAAAACATTCGTGAAATTGATCAAGCGGCGGCAGATGCTGCTCAGGGTGCTACAGAAAGTAGTCAGTCAGCTCAGGATCTGTCAGAAATTGCGAATCAACTAAATCAGCTGATGGCACAATTTAAGGTATAA
- a CDS encoding S-layer homology domain-containing protein, with translation MGKKLLVIISLLLFIQSAIISVAADDQPCRDEINEIINEVALQKNIPPVLLRAIAWKESGKRQFHNGQPFVHAGNQGVMQINRVHNSSLDKEALLNDARYNVEVGADVLLNRWLFDDIATVGERDPDVLENWYFALWGYNGWLPRNNPVDQNGDTYQDGIFDLIRERYDVPVSDIDWSQIPAGERTPRGFGIPNPDRVSDGHLLFYQPGDLVEAVPEDLWLLEAPGADHTGWAPEGSRLRVISHEKLEAGLYWYRLESVDNGSQGWARSIDLLPVKAAILAEIDVFSRLEETEQQVITLSMPEEAVSSMPEEAASPSSFMDLKDHPSQEAVERLSEAGIISGTQSGRYEPDRPMTREELAVVFEKAFDLDNQKEEEAHLPKDWEKVSEWAQEPMETVIAHRIMTEYGDGTVRPKKHATREQVLVMVTKALELELEATTSEDPNFADADSVSEWAVPAVNKLVEKEIIPASEKLNLFPDRAVTRGELAILLDGVIDKEYQ, from the coding sequence ATGGGAAAAAAACTACTGGTGATCATTAGCTTGTTACTCTTTATTCAATCAGCCATTATTTCTGTGGCAGCAGATGATCAGCCTTGCCGAGATGAGATTAATGAAATTATTAACGAAGTAGCACTTCAAAAAAATATTCCTCCGGTATTGTTACGGGCCATCGCTTGGAAAGAAAGTGGGAAAAGGCAATTTCATAATGGTCAGCCCTTTGTTCATGCAGGGAACCAGGGGGTTATGCAGATTAACAGAGTACATAATAGTAGCTTGGATAAAGAAGCTTTATTAAATGACGCAAGGTATAATGTGGAAGTAGGGGCGGATGTCTTGTTGAACCGGTGGCTTTTTGATGACATTGCTACGGTAGGAGAAAGAGATCCAGATGTACTAGAGAACTGGTATTTTGCTCTCTGGGGTTATAATGGATGGCTGCCACGAAACAATCCGGTAGATCAAAATGGCGATACCTATCAAGATGGTATTTTTGATCTGATCAGAGAACGTTATGATGTACCGGTGTCTGATATTGATTGGAGCCAGATACCGGCTGGTGAAAGAACTCCCAGAGGATTTGGGATACCAAATCCAGATAGGGTTAGTGATGGACATCTGCTATTTTATCAGCCAGGTGACCTTGTGGAGGCTGTTCCAGAGGATTTATGGCTGTTGGAAGCACCTGGAGCTGATCATACAGGGTGGGCTCCGGAAGGCTCAAGGCTTAGGGTGATCAGTCATGAAAAGTTGGAAGCCGGATTGTACTGGTATCGGTTGGAATCTGTTGATAATGGTAGTCAGGGATGGGCCAGAAGCATTGACTTATTACCGGTAAAAGCAGCTATTTTAGCAGAAATCGATGTTTTTAGCCGATTAGAAGAAACAGAGCAACAGGTGATCACTTTATCCATGCCAGAAGAAGCGGTATCCTCCATGCCGGAAGAAGCCGCATCCCCCAGTTCCTTCATGGACTTAAAGGATCATCCTTCGCAGGAAGCTGTCGAAAGACTGAGTGAGGCTGGAATCATTAGCGGTACTCAAAGTGGTCGCTATGAACCAGACCGGCCAATGACCAGGGAAGAACTGGCGGTTGTTTTTGAAAAAGCCTTTGATTTGGACAATCAAAAAGAGGAAGAAGCACACTTGCCAAAGGACTGGGAAAAGGTAAGTGAGTGGGCACAGGAACCGATGGAAACAGTAATCGCTCACCGTATTATGACTGAATATGGTGATGGAACCGTGAGACCAAAGAAGCATGCAACGAGGGAACAGGTACTTGTGATGGTGACAAAAGCTTTAGAGCTGGAACTGGAAGCCACCACCAGTGAAGACCCAAATTTTGCGGATGCCGATAGTGTTAGTGAATGGGCTGTCCCGGCGGTAAACAAGCTTGTTGAAAAAGAGATAATACCAGCTTCGGAAAAATTGAATCTATTTCCTGATAGAGCGGTTACCAGAGGAGAATTAGCCATTCTTTTGGATGGTGTGATTGATAAAGAATATCAATAA
- a CDS encoding phospho-sugar mutase yields the protein MIEKKGVIIVDKNIIEKYERWKNDPYFDKKTQEELIAIEGNEKEIEDRFFQDLAFGTGGLRGVIGAGTNRMNIYTIRKATQGLADYIKSHGDTAAARGVVIAHDCRHFSREFTLEAASVLAGNHIKTYIFDDLRPTPELSFALRELEAIAGIVVTASHNPPEYNGFKVYWEDGAQVATETAEAIMESINQVEEMSQIKQMPQKEAIEKELQEILGKEMDKKYMDAVLGQSLRKDGIQRMADGFKVVYTPLHGTGTYLVPEILRRAGFKQVITEPKQSVPDPDFSTVKSPNPEEKEAFTLAIQLAEKEKADLIIGTDPDGDRVGALVKDHEGKYQVLTGNQTGALLVEYILRSRRELESLPLNPLIVKTIVTSEMGAKIAENYGVDVENTLTGFKYIGDRIKYYEERGNKTFLMGWEESYGYLVGTYARDKDAIVAALLIAEMAAVYALEGKTLYDALLQLYQEYGTYRETLKSITLKGKEGMEKITSIMNYFRNKTPDHLGKDPIQTIEDYKKMPDFPSSNVIKLMMSREEWVCLRPSGTEPKLKIYAAAKGKSIQETDEKLQRWVDDIEKMIAKI from the coding sequence ATGATTGAAAAAAAAGGAGTGATCATAGTGGATAAAAATATCATAGAAAAGTACGAAAGATGGAAAAATGATCCTTACTTTGACAAAAAAACACAAGAAGAATTGATTGCTATTGAGGGGAATGAAAAAGAAATTGAAGATCGCTTTTTTCAGGATCTTGCTTTTGGTACAGGTGGTCTCAGAGGAGTTATTGGCGCCGGCACTAACCGGATGAATATTTATACCATTCGAAAGGCAACGCAAGGGCTGGCTGATTACATAAAGTCTCACGGCGATACAGCGGCTGCGAGAGGTGTGGTAATAGCTCATGACTGTCGTCATTTTTCCCGGGAGTTCACTTTGGAAGCGGCATCTGTTTTGGCGGGAAATCATATCAAAACCTATATTTTTGATGATTTAAGACCAACGCCGGAGCTGTCTTTTGCTTTGAGGGAACTGGAAGCCATTGCTGGGATTGTGGTTACAGCCAGCCACAATCCGCCAGAATATAACGGGTTTAAGGTTTACTGGGAAGATGGTGCTCAGGTGGCAACAGAAACAGCGGAAGCGATTATGGAGTCGATTAATCAGGTAGAAGAAATGAGCCAGATCAAACAAATGCCTCAAAAAGAAGCCATAGAAAAAGAATTACAAGAAATCCTCGGGAAAGAAATGGACAAGAAGTATATGGATGCTGTCTTAGGGCAAAGTCTAAGAAAAGATGGGATCCAACGGATGGCGGACGGCTTTAAGGTGGTTTATACACCACTGCATGGTACAGGAACTTATCTTGTGCCCGAAATTTTGAGAAGAGCAGGATTTAAGCAAGTGATCACAGAACCAAAGCAATCCGTGCCAGATCCGGATTTTTCTACAGTGAAATCGCCGAATCCAGAAGAAAAAGAAGCCTTTACACTGGCTATCCAATTGGCGGAAAAAGAAAAAGCGGATCTGATTATAGGGACAGATCCTGATGGTGACCGGGTAGGTGCTTTGGTTAAAGACCACGAAGGGAAATATCAGGTATTGACAGGTAATCAAACGGGTGCCCTTCTGGTGGAATATATTCTCAGGAGTCGCCGAGAGTTGGAATCACTCCCCTTGAATCCACTTATCGTAAAAACCATTGTCACTAGCGAGATGGGAGCAAAAATTGCTGAAAACTACGGCGTGGATGTTGAAAACACCTTGACAGGGTTTAAGTATATTGGGGATCGGATTAAATATTATGAAGAAAGAGGGAACAAAACATTTCTAATGGGTTGGGAAGAGTCCTATGGATACCTGGTGGGGACTTATGCCAGAGATAAGGATGCCATTGTGGCGGCGTTGCTGATTGCTGAAATGGCAGCCGTATATGCATTAGAAGGCAAGACGCTTTATGATGCCTTACTTCAACTATACCAAGAGTATGGAACCTATCGGGAAACCTTGAAATCCATCACCTTAAAAGGAAAAGAAGGAATGGAAAAAATTACAAGCATTATGAATTATTTTCGGAATAAAACGCCTGATCACCTTGGAAAAGATCCTATACAAACCATCGAAGATTATAAAAAAATGCCTGACTTTCCCTCTTCGAACGTTATAAAACTGATGATGAGTCGAGAAGAATGGGTGTGTTTGCGGCCTAGTGGGACAGAACCTAAACTCAAAATATATGCCGCTGCAAAGGGAAAAAGCATACAGGAAACAGATGAAAAGCTACAGCGATGGGTAGACGATATTGAAAAAATGATCGCAAAGATTTAG
- the metK gene encoding methionine adenosyltransferase codes for MKRSFFTSESVTEGHPDKICDQISDAILDAIFEKDPNGRVACETIATTGMVMVAGEITTNCYVDIPKIARKTVEEIGYTRAKFGFDSDTCAVLTAIDEQSSDIAMGVDESLERRGGEEENGLESTGAGDQGIMFGYACKETSELMPMPISLAHKLAKKLAEVRKKGTLQYLRPDGKTQVTVEYEGDVPVRIDAIVISSQHSSEVDHATIEKDLIEYVIRPVLPTEFIDENTRYLINPTGRFVVGGPQGDAGLTGRKIIVDTYGGYSRHGGGAFSGKDPTKVDRSAAYAARYVAKNIVAADLASRCEVGLAYAIGVAQPVSILVDTFGTGKVPEETLIQLIRRHFDLRPAAIIRDLDLRRPIYRQIAAYGHMGRTDLDLTWERTDKAERLREDIAKA; via the coding sequence ATGAAAAGAAGCTTTTTTACTTCAGAATCAGTAACAGAAGGACATCCGGATAAAATATGCGATCAAATCTCTGATGCTATTTTGGATGCGATCTTTGAAAAAGATCCTAACGGTCGTGTTGCTTGCGAAACCATCGCTACAACGGGAATGGTGATGGTAGCGGGGGAAATAACAACAAACTGCTATGTGGATATTCCTAAAATAGCAAGAAAAACAGTAGAAGAAATTGGCTATACAAGAGCTAAGTTTGGCTTTGACAGTGATACGTGTGCCGTATTGACCGCTATTGATGAACAGTCCAGCGATATTGCTATGGGGGTGGATGAATCTCTGGAAAGGCGTGGGGGCGAAGAAGAAAACGGTCTTGAGTCAACAGGTGCCGGGGATCAGGGGATTATGTTTGGATATGCTTGCAAAGAGACATCGGAATTAATGCCCATGCCAATTTCTTTGGCTCATAAACTGGCTAAAAAGCTGGCGGAGGTTCGAAAAAAGGGAACCCTTCAATACTTGAGACCGGATGGAAAAACCCAAGTAACCGTAGAATATGAAGGCGATGTACCCGTAAGGATTGACGCTATTGTCATTTCCTCTCAACATAGCTCGGAAGTGGATCATGCAACCATAGAAAAAGACCTTATTGAATACGTAATACGACCGGTGTTGCCAACGGAATTTATTGATGAAAATACCCGATATCTCATTAACCCCACCGGACGATTTGTTGTGGGTGGCCCTCAAGGAGACGCCGGGCTTACGGGCAGAAAAATAATTGTAGATACTTATGGAGGTTATTCAAGGCATGGCGGTGGAGCTTTTTCAGGTAAAGATCCAACAAAAGTAGATCGGTCAGCTGCCTACGCAGCCAGATATGTGGCAAAAAACATTGTTGCGGCAGACTTAGCATCCCGTTGCGAGGTGGGACTTGCTTATGCCATTGGCGTTGCTCAGCCAGTTTCTATTTTGGTGGACACTTTTGGAACAGGAAAAGTACCAGAAGAAACCCTTATTCAACTTATTCGACGCCATTTTGATTTGCGGCCGGCGGCGATTATCCGAGACTTAGATCTCAGAAGACCCATTTATCGACAAATTGCGGCTTATGGCCATATGGGTCGGACAGATCTTGATTTAACCTGGGAAAGAACCGATAAGGCAGAACGACTAAGAGAAGATATAGCGAAAGCCTAG
- the flgG gene encoding flagellar basal-body rod protein FlgG — protein MRALWSAATGMKSQQLNMDTISNNLSNVNTTAYKKQKLEFQDLLYSNIRRNHLVEGEGSPVHLQMGHGVKPVATSRLFMQGSMENTDNPLDVALQGPGFFEVEGPGGEFYYTRDGSFKLSVDGDELALVTSDGYFVMSEFDDMIAFGDEFGQLSISESGMITAENEDGEIEELGTLKVVQFLNPQGLEAKGQNLFQPTAASGEAIPEDNEEMETRIRQNYLETSNVQIVDEMVRMIMAQRAYETNSKAIQTSDEMMSLANNVKR, from the coding sequence ATGAGAGCATTATGGTCAGCGGCAACAGGAATGAAATCCCAACAACTAAATATGGATACGATTTCAAACAATTTATCCAATGTAAATACTACCGCCTATAAAAAACAAAAACTGGAGTTTCAAGACTTACTGTATAGTAATATTCGTCGAAATCATTTGGTAGAAGGGGAAGGTAGTCCGGTTCATCTTCAAATGGGTCATGGGGTAAAACCTGTTGCAACTTCCCGTTTATTTATGCAGGGAAGCATGGAAAATACAGATAATCCCCTGGATGTTGCACTTCAAGGGCCAGGTTTTTTTGAAGTAGAAGGACCGGGAGGAGAATTCTATTATACCAGGGATGGTTCCTTTAAATTGAGCGTTGATGGTGATGAACTAGCACTGGTCACATCAGACGGATATTTTGTGATGTCTGAGTTTGATGATATGATTGCCTTTGGTGACGAGTTCGGCCAGTTAAGCATTTCAGAAAGTGGTATGATTACGGCCGAAAATGAAGATGGTGAAATCGAAGAGCTGGGAACATTGAAAGTAGTTCAGTTCTTAAACCCCCAAGGCCTGGAAGCAAAAGGGCAGAACTTGTTTCAACCTACGGCTGCCTCGGGTGAAGCGATTCCGGAGGATAACGAAGAAATGGAAACACGAATTCGCCAAAACTATCTTGAAACCTCAAATGTTCAGATTGTTGATGAAATGGTCCGGATGATTATGGCTCAAAGAGCTTATGAAACAAACTCTAAAGCCATTCAGACCTCTGATGAAATGATGAGTTTGGCAAATAACGTAAAAAGATAG
- a CDS encoding pyridoxal phosphate-dependent aminotransferase: MSTTMVAPHSKRPIADDKVFAANKKAQEAAKKVGAEQVINSTLGALMEDDGSLSVMQSVMKTFKDLPDAEIAAYAPIAGLPDFQQAAEKAVFDEYRPAGHVRAVATPGGSGGIRHAVWNYMEAGDTMLTADWYWAPYKTITEEHGRKLDTFQLFDENKAFNLPSFKEKVEELLGKQERLLIMMNTPAHNPTGYSLTEEEWKEVLDYLKEKQAKDQKKIILYLDIAYIDFAGDMKTSRGFMKQFENLPESILVLVGYSMSKAFTFYGLRCGALLCLSSSEEIADEFMAAGTFSSRACWSNGTRGAQKLLAKVYSDESLLKKVNEERDSFKKLLETRAHAFVEEAEMVGLEIFPYRAGFFITIPCENPDKVADELAKNHLFLLPLGRGLRFAPCAVSEAKCRKSVRFIKEAMDKVNG, from the coding sequence ATGAGTACAACCATGGTAGCACCTCATTCCAAACGTCCAATAGCGGACGACAAGGTATTTGCAGCTAATAAAAAAGCTCAGGAAGCCGCAAAAAAGGTGGGCGCTGAGCAGGTGATTAACTCAACCTTGGGCGCATTGATGGAAGATGATGGCAGTCTTTCTGTCATGCAATCTGTTATGAAAACCTTTAAGGACCTTCCGGATGCAGAGATTGCTGCTTATGCACCCATTGCCGGCCTTCCGGATTTTCAGCAAGCGGCTGAAAAAGCCGTTTTTGATGAATATCGTCCGGCCGGTCACGTTCGAGCTGTTGCGACACCAGGTGGTTCAGGTGGTATTCGACATGCTGTATGGAATTATATGGAAGCGGGAGATACAATGCTTACGGCCGATTGGTACTGGGCTCCCTATAAAACCATCACAGAAGAACATGGTCGGAAACTGGACACTTTCCAGTTGTTTGATGAAAACAAAGCCTTTAACCTTCCTTCCTTTAAAGAAAAAGTGGAAGAACTGCTTGGAAAGCAGGAAAGACTCCTTATTATGATGAATACACCGGCACATAATCCTACAGGCTACAGTCTGACGGAAGAAGAATGGAAAGAAGTATTGGATTACCTGAAAGAAAAACAGGCAAAAGATCAGAAAAAGATCATTCTCTACTTGGATATTGCCTATATCGATTTTGCGGGAGACATGAAAACCTCCAGAGGTTTTATGAAGCAATTTGAAAATCTGCCAGAAAGCATTCTGGTCCTGGTAGGTTACAGTATGTCCAAAGCCTTTACTTTCTATGGACTTAGATGCGGGGCATTGTTATGCCTGAGCAGCAGCGAAGAGATCGCCGATGAGTTTATGGCAGCGGGTACTTTTTCCAGTCGTGCTTGCTGGTCTAATGGAACCAGGGGAGCACAGAAACTGCTAGCCAAGGTATATAGCGATGAAAGCTTGTTGAAAAAAGTGAATGAAGAAAGAGACTCTTTCAAAAAGTTGTTGGAAACACGGGCTCATGCTTTTGTGGAAGAAGCAGAAATGGTAGGACTGGAAATATTCCCTTACCGGGCAGGTTTCTTTATTACAATTCCCTGTGAGAATCCAGATAAGGTGGCGGATGAACTGGCAAAAAACCATTTATTTCTACTGCCTTTAGGGAGAGGACTAAGATTTGCTCCCTGCGCCGTATCAGAAGCAAAATGCAGGAAATCAGTCCGTTTCATTAAAGAAGCGATGGATAAGGTGAATGGATAG
- a CDS encoding AEC family transporter yields MDQAFLRVASQIMVLFFIMLAGYAARKTSVLEPSTVKGLSRLLMNVSLPALIVTAMQFPFDTEVLASSIQIVIISILAYIGIISFSYLYAKLSKEEPKRKDVIQFSLIFSNVTFMGFPVVNVIYGELGVFFAALYNMPFNLILLTLGVAIMSRNAKGSGSRKGNIKKALMSPGIIALIIGFGLFIFSITLPKPLHQAVDMLGNTTTPLAMIIIGALLGDVSLKSIPGDKSLYLLIFNRLFLMPLLAYIPLRLLGFEGMMLGIPVIIIAMPVGAVTGAFASLYDADDYLASKAVFITTLLSMITIPIWAMFL; encoded by the coding sequence TTGGATCAGGCATTTTTGAGGGTTGCTAGTCAGATTATGGTGTTATTTTTTATTATGTTAGCTGGGTACGCTGCACGAAAAACATCGGTGTTAGAGCCTTCTACGGTAAAAGGCTTAAGCCGCCTTTTAATGAACGTATCACTTCCGGCACTTATTGTAACAGCAATGCAATTTCCTTTTGATACGGAAGTATTAGCTTCCAGTATTCAGATTGTCATCATATCCATTCTTGCTTACATAGGGATTATAAGTTTTTCTTATCTTTATGCCAAACTAAGCAAAGAAGAACCAAAAAGAAAAGATGTGATACAATTCTCCTTAATTTTTTCCAACGTAACCTTTATGGGTTTTCCGGTAGTGAATGTTATTTATGGAGAACTAGGAGTGTTCTTTGCGGCTTTATACAACATGCCCTTCAATCTGATACTGCTAACCTTAGGAGTTGCAATTATGTCCAGAAATGCAAAAGGGAGTGGTAGTCGTAAAGGAAATATTAAAAAAGCATTAATGAGCCCGGGAATCATAGCCCTTATCATTGGTTTTGGTTTATTTATATTTTCCATCACCCTTCCAAAGCCGTTGCATCAGGCAGTTGACATGCTGGGAAATACAACGACACCCTTAGCGATGATCATTATTGGGGCACTTTTAGGAGATGTATCGCTTAAGAGCATTCCAGGAGATAAAAGTTTATACTTACTAATTTTTAACCGATTGTTCCTTATGCCACTACTGGCCTATATACCTCTTCGACTCCTAGGGTTTGAAGGGATGATGCTGGGCATTCCAGTGATCATTATTGCCATGCCTGTAGGTGCCGTTACAGGTGCTTTTGCCAGTCTATACGATGCAGATGATTATTTAGCTTCCAAGGCTGTTTTTATTACCACTCTGCTTTCGATGATTACCATACCGATATGGGCCATGTTTCTTTAA
- a CDS encoding rod-binding protein, producing MTINETMMRVQYQNSQPSVSSAKDMDSKEKERLMAACREFESIFLHMMIRQMRDTVPDNSLIEKSHAREIFEDLHDEELAKNMAKGQGVGLAQQMYQQLSRHVEPVKEQEESVEI from the coding sequence ATGACGATTAACGAAACGATGATGCGTGTTCAATATCAAAATAGTCAACCATCCGTCAGTTCGGCAAAAGATATGGATTCTAAGGAAAAAGAAAGGCTCATGGCGGCATGCCGGGAGTTTGAGTCTATCTTTCTACATATGATGATTCGACAGATGCGTGATACGGTTCCGGATAACTCGTTGATAGAAAAAAGTCATGCCCGTGAAATATTTGAAGATCTTCATGACGAAGAACTGGCAAAAAACATGGCTAAAGGGCAGGGGGTAGGACTGGCACAACAGATGTATCAGCAACTTTCTCGCCATGTTGAACCTGTGAAAGAGCAGGAAGAATCTGTGGAAATATAA